TTGTTAAGAACAAAAGGAAATTCTCAAATTATGTTTAACAGCCGACAATGAAGGAAAGAACAAACAAAATCATACCTCTATCATACTTTTTGCTATCAATATCTATGCCAATTATACGCGAGGCACCTGCTGCTTTTGCTCCCTCTGCAACCTACAGAATTATGGCCagcaaattgaaaaatatcagTAGAGTGGCATCACTATGTGgaataaagagagaaagagaggggGGGAGGGGGAAGAGAGAGCTGGATGCTTGTGTTTTTAAAACTTACCGCAAGGCCAACTGTACCAAGGCCAAAAACAGCAACAATTGACCCTGCTTCCACTTTTGCAGTGTTCCAAACTGCTCCAAGACCTAAAGAACAACATGGTGTTATGTTACAGATTTCTAACTTACATTTTGCCAAGTTGCTCACAGAAGATTAGTTGCTAAGATGCTTAAGGTAGAAATGACAACAAAGCAATGAGACATGGAGGGAAGGAAAGGAGAGAAGAAATGTACTATGGTGTATAGTCAGAAGCATCCTAGTCAGATTTATctcttgtaaaattttatggaCATCTGAAAGGTTATCATATGTATCAGAAATGAACAAGGCAATTACATTCAGCTGGTTCTAGATCGCATTAATGATATGGAGCATAAGCTTTTCTGAAATTTGATGGGGCGATGTTAAATTCAAATCACTAATACAATACAAGCACATAGCGGCAAATGAGACCGATGCAATAGGAGCTTGTCTGACACATAATTCCAAATACTTATATTAGGTAGCAAAAGGAGAAATGGATTATTATCCACTGGAATCCACATAAACAGCATGGGACCACCTCAATAAACCAAGCAAATAgcagggaaaaaagaaaagaatcctTACCAGTGGGAACACCACATCCAAGAAGGCACACTTTTTCTAAAGGAGCTTTTGGATCAATCTTTGCAACACTAACGTCATGTACAACTGTGTACTGACTGAATGTGGAGGTGCCCATAAAATGGTAGATAGGCTTTCCATTGATTGAGAAGCGACTCTTACGATCATTCATCATGACTCCAACACCAGTAGCTGCACGTACCTTGCCACAAAGATTTGTCTTCCCTGATTTGCAAAACTTGCAATCTCTGCATTCTGCTTGATAACAAGGGATCACATGATCACCTGGCTGCACCTCAGTCACCCCTTCTCCAACACTTTCTACAATCCTGaagcaagaaaaggaaaagaataataaatgcAGATTGGAGAAACTAGACAACGTCTAAAATGATTTGTATGATACACATACCCGGCAGCCTCATGACCAAGGATACAGGGAAAAAGGCCCTCAGGATCCTGTAAGGGAAAAAAATTTCAGACAGCACAATAGCAAgtaagatatcatcaaaacaataaagcataatttttcttttaattttttttttataaaaagaatactagcatattaaaagaaataataaggAATTACTGTGAGCTCATCCACTAAAAAACGAAAAATCAGTTTggtaaaatagaaaagaaaacatatatatcaaaaacATATAGTGAATTCCCCTAATTCTCTCCATTAAAATgacagtaaaaaaaaaaaaagtaaaactaCAACAGCAACAGCAATAGCAATACCACTAAAAGCAGTTATTGATCAAAATCAACCATCAAAAGAACAAAATGCATTTACAAAtaggaagagaagaaaatatacCTTGCCGCTCCAGGTGTAAGCATCAGTATGGCAAAGAGCAGTGAAGAGAATCTGGACCCGAACCTCACCAGCCTGAGGAGGAGCAACCTGTACGTCTTCTATTACTAACGGCTTGTTCGGCTCATAGGCAACGGCAGcttctcatttttaatttaatttttttgaaaaataaaataaaattggagCATCCAAACGGATCACAGATCAGACATAAAAATAGACTAGTTTaacaagcaaaaaaaaaattacaaagcaggaaaaaagaacaaaagatcaATGCACTATATGCTTACCTTTGCAAATGATGACCTGACCTTGAGTAGCCATAGACGATGAAGAAGATAGCGAAATGAATATACAGTGACACGAAGAAAATAGGAAGAGAGATGAATggaaagatatttattttataagaaataaaaatgaaaggcCGAAAAAAGACTAGGAGACGGCCCAAAAATAATTGAGGGACAACAAAGACATAAGACCACGTTCCGTTAAGACTTGTGTTTTCCTAATAATATctgttattaaatattattattatatatctatttttatgttttatatcaactgttgttttttaataatttatttaaattaaaaatatatttaatcaaaattagttataaaaattaatttaatttatctttttataaatattataacatttattatatcattttaatataaaaataaaataaagtaattaatattatattaaatatatataagtgataaataattttaaaaaatattattattatatattatcactagtctaaatcaatttatactctatttttatgtttcattgctttttaataatttatttaaattaaacatatatttaataggattagttataaaaaattaatttaatctttttataaatattaattaataaatatatataaatgatagataatttaaagaaattatttaaatacgttataatagttaatttttttttacagcGATCTTTTcacatttaatataaaaataaataaaactaaaattagaaattaggCACAACATTTCTATATCTcaacaattaacaagcttaaCATTTGAgttaaagattttaaatattattttgtattattagaATTTGTTACTTTTATATGAAAAGACACGCAGCCGGCGTCTTCCACGCCATTTTGCGGTGTAACCCACGCCATTGTGCGGTGTAAGGGAGAAGAATGTAATTCGGGTATGTGTTTTTAAAGTGGGCTCCTTATTAGTTAGATTTTGGGCTTTCTTAACCGAAATATGGAAGCACAAAGCTCATTTATACCACATTGCTTCAGATGACCCATGTTCGCGAATCCAACTTGGGCTGGACTTATCTTCGGACTTTTATCAGTTATTTACaggaaattatttaaaaatattctaaaattaataaattcatttttaatgtataattctttttaagaaaatacgATCAAGTtgtttttaagttatttatcaattattttttagttctttaattagttttttgtttgttttactaaaataaataactaaattgtaatttta
The sequence above is drawn from the Ricinus communis isolate WT05 ecotype wild-type chromosome 7, ASM1957865v1, whole genome shotgun sequence genome and encodes:
- the LOC8276130 gene encoding alcohol dehydrogenase class-3, with protein sequence MATQGQVIICKAAVAYEPNKPLVIEDVQVAPPQAGEVRVQILFTALCHTDAYTWSGKDPEGLFPCILGHEAAGIVESVGEGVTEVQPGDHVIPCYQAECRDCKFCKSGKTNLCGKVRAATGVGVMMNDRKSRFSINGKPIYHFMGTSTFSQYTVVHDVSVAKIDPKAPLEKVCLLGCGVPTGLGAVWNTAKVEAGSIVAVFGLGTVGLAVAEGAKAAGASRIIGIDIDSKKYDRAKDFGVTEFVNPKDHDKPIQQVIVDLTDGGVDYSFECIGNVSVMRSALECCHKGWGTSVIVGVAASGQEISTRPFQLVTGRVWKGTAFGGFKSRSQVPWLVDKYMKKEIKVDEYITHNLTLVEINKAFDLMHEGDCLRCVLSVHD